TTCATCGATGGTTGTGTTTTAAGATCTTGTGTTGTATTTCAGTTTAATTTGGTTCTAGTTTAAAAAATGTAATCGTTTGTGTGTTGAATAAAAGTGCTGTTTCAAAATAAGATTACATTAATAAGTAAACGTGAAGTACATTAATTTAAATTTCTgaaattaaaaattacataatttaaAATTCTTAAACGAAACTAGAATATACATAACAAATTACTCAATAATATTAGCAGTACGAAAGTAAGGTGATAAGTTCCAAACATGCTCGGTTAAATCTGCCTCTAACTGTTTGTGAACATGCTTATCTCTTATTTCCGTAACCCTTGCATCTTGATCCCTTAAATCCCTTTGTAACCGTCGTGGTAGGTTCCGTCGTAtcattttttcttctttctttccaaTAACAAACCTGTTATTTTCTTGAATCATGTTATGTAATACGATACAAGCATACATATGTCTTCAAATTTTGTTGAAGTCCATAGATCTCGCCGGAGTTTTTAACATTTGAAATCTACCCTGTAATACTCCAAATGCACGCTCAATATCTTTTCTTGCACTTTCTTgaaactttttaaatttttttcgagTTTCGTCAGTTGGAGCATGGGGCGCTTTGACCAACATAGCCCAATCGGGGTATATACCATCACCAAGGTAATAACCTCTTTCTTAGTTATGCCCATTTATATTGAATGGTGAAGGTGGAGCAGTTCCATCCTTAATAGTGTTGAACAATGGTGAATAATTTAAAATGTTAATGTCGTTGTTCGAACCTGCCATACCAAAGAATGCATGCCATATCCACAAATTTTGAGAGGCGACTGCTTCAAGCATAATGAACGGCCCTTTTTTATCACCTCTAGTATATTGACCTTGCCACGCAATTGAACAATTCTTCcactcccaatgcatacaatcaatactacTAAGTATGCCCGGTAAACCATGTTTTTGGGCATGAAAATTATAAAGCCGAGCAATATCTTCGGCTGTTAGTTTTCTCAAATACTGGCTAGCAAACAAATGAAATACGCATTTGCAAAAATTATCTAAACATAAAGCAGCCGATTTCTCACCAATTTTCATGTATTTGTCATGTAAATCATGTGTAGTTCCATACGCCATTTGACGTATGGCCATCGTGCATTTTTGAAGTATTGTCAAACTTTGACGACCAGTTGCATCGGGACGTTCCCTAAAAAACATAAAATAATCGGGAATATCGCTACTATTAAAGTTTGATATACCTTCGATGATACAGGAAACAATTCACGAATCATTCGATAACGTCGTTTAAAGTTCTTTTCCGCATAATTTGGCGTATCTGCAAAATAATCATTGTATAACCTCGCTGCCGCATCTTCATGATCCCTTGGAATATAGGTACGGGTGCGAGGGACTCGTGAACTAGTAGCTTCTCCCTAGACATCTTCTTCCGCCAAACTACtaacaaaattatatatttttttatcatctGAATCGTCATTAATAATAAACTCGAGCATTTTGAAGGTTTTATCCATTATAAAATTTGATAGTGTTTGTAAATTTGAAAAAAGGAAAAATAATATTGGAGGAAAGAAATGTATATGTTTTAGAATGAGTAAAATAGAGGTGTATATATAGGATAAATAATATTAGATTTATTATTATCCTTCTATACATTATAATAAAGTGTTAATttagatatatatttttttcaacTACTAATCTCAACCATTAGATCAACTAAATTACATTTACTTACCCCTAATATGATCCATTGATTTAATTATAAGCTTATAACCCCATCACTACACAAATCTATTCCATTGATGCCCCTAATTTAAAAAACACGGGTGATAAAAATCCCATAAACAAAAAACTTTCGGTATCATTCatctaggggtggtcagtatttggtttgaaaccgtgaaacccgaaaaccaaaccggaaaaaaccaaaccgaatttgaaaaacggttttcggatcgagtcaaaccgaaaaccgaatttaaattcggttttcggttcggttttcggttttgaagattctgaattcggtttaaccgaaaaccgaattcaaaatttttatatatttattttgtatatttatgttttaatgttatcataatttgggatccaatcaataaaatatgttctcacccatatgacgatttcgaagctcacattataattatgttactcaaattatcaTGCACTTCTTCTTAATAACAAaagcagtaaacgtcataattaagctataaatattaatgaatcatcgaattcttgataattttatagtacgtcattgttttaggatataaataactaagacattagTAACGCCATAATTAAAATACCATCGTTAttattttttcataatattcggttttaaccgaaaccgaaccgaatccgaattcgaattcggttttcggtttggttttaactttgaattcggttttcggttcggttttcggttttgcccaaaaaaatttcaaaaccgaatacaccgaaccgaataaaccgaacaaaccgaaaaccgaaccgatgaacacccctacatTCATCTACAGAAATCCCCATCGTCGTTTTCCCAACAACAATTTCACATAGCAATTTCAGAGTTGAGGTTAAATTAAAGGCGGGTGAGTTTCTTTGATTTAAGGCTTCCATCATTAGGTTTTTCATAGATGTTTATTAATTTCTCCAACCGAGATTATCTAAAATCAATCCGTCAATTAGGGCTCCAAATAATTGACTAACATCACCAATCAATCTCATTCTATTTCATCATTTACTTTATAATAATCTAAAAAAGTAAAAGTCTAATTCGATACAGGTTGAAGATGTCTTATTCCATATATGGTATGTAATTTTCTAATGATGTTTTTGACGATGATGCATTTTCTAATGATGTTTTTGACGATGATGCATGTAAACATACCTACTATGTACTTCATTATTTTTAACGAATATGTGTATTATCTTTATAAATATCCATTTAATTAGTTTATGAGTTGATCATATGTGTACCTTATCGATGAACAAAATGTTGGTTATTAAACAATTATAATTGATGTTGACAAAAAGTTGATTAAATTCAGGTTTTTGTTGTAGTGTATTTTAGGCTGTGTTTGTTTATTGTGTTTGATGTTCTTGcgatgtttttatttttttatttttttttagaacgGCTTGGTTGGTCCCCCTCCCATTACCCCCCACTGAAAACCCACTCTCGAAACATCGCACTTACGTGAACCCGCTCGATTTTATTGTGTACTGCTCCCGCCATAGGACAAGGACACAGGACCCCACCAACTTGACGGCTAATGGGTTTATGCACAATATGTGGGAAAACCAGCCCCATTCGAGAATCGAACCTGTGACCAAGCGGATCTCTACTAAGGAATTGTACCACTCAGCCAGAAGCTCGGTGGtagttttttgttttgttttgttttttactTGAAAGTATTATCTTTTATTGTTTTTGAGCAAAAGAAAATATTTTATTTATCAAGGGCCAGGAGATAACCCAAAGAGCCCAAATACAACACAAAAACAAAATACACCAACACTAAAAACCAAACACCTAATACAGAAAAATCAAATACAACCCAAGCAAGCAATTAAGCCAATTTAAAACGATTATTACACCATTGAAGTCCCCATAACTCTGCAACTCTCTTAACAGAACTCGAATTCTTAACTATGAGTGTAAGCAATTTCCATTTTATATAATTCTGAACCTCCTCTCCC
The window above is part of the Rutidosis leptorrhynchoides isolate AG116_Rl617_1_P2 chromosome 1, CSIRO_AGI_Rlap_v1, whole genome shotgun sequence genome. Proteins encoded here:
- the LOC139854769 gene encoding uncharacterized protein, translated to MAIRQMAYGTTHDLHDKYMKIGEKSAALCLDNFCKCVFHLFASQYLRKLTAEDIARLYNFHAQKHGLPGILSSIDCMHWEWKNCSIAWQGQYTRGDKKGPFIMLEAVASQNLWIWHAFFGMAGSNNDINILNYSPLFNTIKDGTAPPSPFNINGHN